One segment of Lutra lutra chromosome 12, mLutLut1.2, whole genome shotgun sequence DNA contains the following:
- the INPP5J gene encoding phosphatidylinositol 4,5-bisphosphate 5-phosphatase A yields MEGQSSSGSRRPGTRAGLGPLPVPVPRGVSQTGAPSKVDASFQLPVKENMALVPSEPRLALVPVGPRAAMPPSTEGPRSALVSPILAPLSTPGGQKTAPTRRSSSLAPTSVGQLVVSASGGPKTPPVTSGSVLAPTSLGQLVMSASAGPRPPPPTLQPRLSPTSREQKQVPPGSVGPKPALAASGLSLALAPEEQPPQPPFNSSPVPSPVLSSSQDQVLAPASITSTSASGGWTPAKQRDPQAPKPLPSSKGHLQASAQASGPVGSTSLSQTPPDPRISPSFRARPEAPRSSPEDPVLPRPPQTLPLDVGQGPPEPATRSPGLLSPTFRPGASSAQTVPPPLPKPPRSPSRSPSRSPNRSPCVPPAPETALPRPGTQGAGSSGHTSPSLQPRETPAPVTTSPSTSTSSSSWSAQPTCKSDPGFWITVVTWNVGTAMPPDDVTSLLHLGSGGSDSDGADMIAIGLQEVNSMINKRLKDALFTDQWSELFMDALAPFNFVLVSTVRMQGVILLLFAKYYHLPFLRDVQTDCTRTGLGGYWGNKGGVSVRLAAFGHMLCFLNCHLPAHMDKAEQRKDNFQTILSLQQFPGPGAHGILDHDLVFWFGDLNFRIESYDLHFVKFAIDSDQLHQLWEKDQLNMAKNTWPILKGFQEGPLNFAPTFKFDVGTNKYDTSAKKRKPAWTDRILWKVKAPGVGPSPSGRESHRLQVTQHSYRSHMEYTVSDHKPVAAQFVLQFAYRDDVPLVRLEVADEWVRPEQAVVRYRIETVFARSSWDWIGLYRVGFRHCKDYVAYVWAKHEDVDGSIYQVTFSEESLPKGHGDFILGYYSHTHSILIGVTEPFQISLPTSELASSSTDSSSASSEDEDDSTLELLAPKSRSPSPGKSKRHRSRSPGLARFPSLALRPSSRERRGASRSPSPQSRRLPRVAPNRSHDGGSRGSSEEGPSGLPGPWAFSPSVPQSLGLLPALRLEPVDPGGGGSWRPNRETPAPSSLSTSPQGQQGLEEGGLGP; encoded by the exons ATGGAGGGCCAGAGCAGCAGTGGCAGCAGGAGGCCAGGGACCCGGGCTGGCCTGGGACCCTTGCCGGTGCCCGTGCCCCGTGGGGTTTCCCAAACTGGGGCACCCTCCAAG GTGGATGCAAGTTTTCAGCTCCCAGTGAAGGAGAACATGGCCCTAGTACCCTCGGAACCAAGATTGGCTCTAGTGCCTGTGGGCCCAAGAGCAGCTATGCCACCTTCCACAGAGGGTCCAAGGTCTGCCCTGGTGTCTCCCATCCTGGCTCCACTGTCTACCCCGGGAGGGCAGAAGACAGCTCCTACCCGCCGCAGTTCCAGCCTAGCTCCAACATCTGTGGGTCAGTTGGTCGTGTCTGCCTCAGGTGGGCCAAAGACTCCTCCGGTGACCTCAGGCTCAGTCCTGGCTCCAACATCCCTGGGACAGCTGGTGATGTCTGCCTCAGCAGGGCCGaggcctcccccacccaccctgcagcCCCGGCTGTCTCCGACGTccagggaacagaagcaggtgcCACCTGGCTCCGTGGGACCCAAGCCAGCACTGGCTGCCTCAGGCCTGAGCCTGGCTCTGGCCCCTGAGGAgcagcccccacagccccccTTTAACTCTTCCCCAGTGCCCAGTCCAGTTTTGTCATCCTCTCAGGACCAGGTCCTGGCTCCAGCTTCTATAACATCGACCTCGGCCTCTGGGGGATGGACACCAGCTAAACAGAGGGATCCCCAAGCCCCTAAACCTCTCCCCTCTTCCAAAGGGCATCTCCAGGCTTCAGCTCAGGCATCTGGTCCTGTGGGCTCCACATCCTTGAGCCAAACCCCCCCAGACCCCCGAATCTCCCCTTCCTTCAGAGCCCGGCCTGAGGCCCCCCGCAGCAGCCCTGAGGATCCTGTCCTGCCCCGACCACCCCAGACCCTGCCCCTGGATGTGGGCCAGGGCCCTCCAGAGCCTGCCACCCGTTCCCCAGGACTTCTGTCCCCTACCTTCCGTCCAGGAGCCTCCTCAGCCCAGACTgtgcccccacctctgcccaagCCACCCCGGTCTCCCAGCCGTTCCCCCAGCCGCTCCCCCAATCGCTCCCCCTGtgtccccccagcccctgagACGGCCCTCCCTAGGCCTGGCACCCAGGGTGCAGGGTCTAGTGGGCACACGAGCCCCAGTCTTCAGCCCCGAGAAACGCCAGCTCCAGTCACCACCTCCCCTTCTACCTCCACCTCATCATCCTCTTGGTCAGCTCAGCCTACCTGCAAGAGTGACCCTGGCTTCTG GATCACTGTGGTCACGTGGAATGTGGGCACTGCCATGCCTCCTGACGACGTCACATCCCTCCTCCATCTGGGCAGCGGCGGCAGTGACAGTGACGGGGCAGACATGATTGCCATAGG GTTGCAGGAAGTGAACTCCATGATCAACAAGCGGCTCAAGGACGCGCTCTTCACAGACCAGTGGAGCGAGCTCTTCATGGACGCGCTGGCACCCTTCAACTTCGTGCTG GTGAGTACAGTGCGGATGCAGGGCGTCATCCTGCTGCTGTTCGCCAAGTACTACCACCTGCCCTTCCTGAGGGACGTGCAGACGGATTGCACGCGCACCGGCCTGGGTGGCTATTGG GGCAACAAGGGTGGAGTGAGCGTGCGACTGGCGGCCTTCGGGCACATGCTCTGCTTCCTGAACTGCCACTTGCCCGCGCACATGGACAAGGCAGAGCAGCGCAAGGACAACTTCCAGACCATCCTTAGCCTCCAGCAGTTCCCGGGGCCCGGGGCGCACGGCATCCTGGATCACGA CCTCGTGTTCTGGTTTGGGGACCTCAACTTCCGCATCGAGAGCTATGACCTGCACTTTGTCAAGTTTGCCATTGACAGCGACCAGCTCCACCAGCTCTGGGAGAAGGACCAG CTCAACATGGCCAAGAACACCTGGCCCATCCTGAAGGGCTTCCAGGAGGGGCCCCTCAACTTTGCGCCCACCTTCAAATTTGATGTGGGTACTAATAAATATGATACCAG TGCCAAGAAGCGGAAGCCAGCCTGGACAGACCGTATCCTGTGGAAGGTCAAGGCTCCAGGTGTGGGTCCCAGCCCCTCAGGACGGGAAAGCCACCGGCTTCAGGTAACACAGCACAGCTACCGCAGCCACATGGAATACACAGTCAGTGACCACAAGCCAGTGGCTGCCCAGTTCGTCCTGCAG TTCGCTTACAGGGACGACGTGCCGCTAGTGCGGTTGGAGGTGGCCGATGAGTGGGTGCGGCCCGAGCAGGCGGTGGTGAGGTACCGCATTGAAACCGTGTTCGCCCGCAGCTCCTGGGACTGGATCGGCTTGTACCGG GTGGGTTTCCGCCACTGCAAGGACTACGTGGCTTACGTGTGGGCCAAACATGAGGATGTGGATGGGAGCATCTACCAG GTGACCTTCAGTGAGGAGTCACTGCCCAAGGGGCATGGAGATTTCATCCTGGGCTATTACAGCCATACGCACAGTATCCTTATTGGTGTCACTGAGCCCTTCCAG ATCTCTCTGCCTACCTCGGAGCTGGCCAGCAGCAGCACAGACAGCTCGAGTGCCAGCTCAGAGGACGAGGATGACAGTACCCTGGAGCTGCTTGCACCCAAGTCCCGTAGCCCCAGCCCTGGCAAGTCCAAGAGGCACCGCAGCCGCAGCCCAGGCCTAGCCCGCTTCCCCAGCCTTGCCCTTCGGCCTTCATCTCGCGAACGCCGCGGTGCCAGCCGCAGCCCCTCGCCACAGAGCCGCCGCCTGCCCCGGGTAGCCCCCAACAGGAGCCATGATGGTGGCAGCCGGGGCAGTAGTGAGGAGGGGCCCTCTGGGTTGCCCGGTCCCTGGGCCTTCTCACCATCTGTGCCTCAAAGCCTCGGCCTGCTGCCTGCCTTGCGCCTGGAGCCCGTCGACCCTGGTGGTGGGGGTTCCTGGAGACCTAATCGGgagaccccagcccccagcagcctgtCTACCAGTCCCCAGGGCCAGCAGGGACTGGAGGAAGGGGGTCTGGGACCCTGA
- the PLA2G3 gene encoding group 3 secretory phospholipase A2 isoform X1 has product MGVPVVLLGMLSFLGVAMGGPSALRWDSTSCHLARPIPGSPLGTLSFLSKGAQGLALFHTRWDWHGRLQACSWQDEPELTAAFSALCAGEITRGSFIHTPGPELQRALATLWSQWRACRGPEGAREKGAAETREEQAGGAPGSVRPQRVKRGWTMPGTLWCGVGDSAGNSSELGVFHGPDLCCREHDRCPQNISPFQYSYGIRNYRFHTISHCDCDARFQQCLQNQRDSISDIVGVAFFNVLEIPCFVLEEQEACVAWYWWGGCRTYGSIPLARLQSRTIYNASWSSPTTPVTPRLQSPALSKPRQKQHPQKRPPQWKGSKHTHKTNTTALWVPMASTKPDMSPTAWLEVTQPGLQWPQNGLKPWDARRACRSFRHLDQCEHQIGPQETKFQLLNSAHEPLFHCNCTRRLARFLRLHSQPEGTNVLWELLGMTCFELAPPLDCAEGKGCFGDPRAIKVSARHLRRLQKRRRQLWGVGTGEGQLQPSDHPRAPMSFYDRCLQLTLQRPNRREKS; this is encoded by the exons ATGGGGGTTCCGGTAGTGCTGTTAGGGATGCTGAGCTTCCTGGGAGTGGCTATGGGAGGCCCATCTGCCCTCCGCTGGGACAGCACCTCCTGCCACTTGGCCAGGCCCATCCCCGGCAGCCCCTTGGGGACCCTGAGCTTTCTGAGCAAGGGTGCCCAAGGACTGGCCCTGTTCCACACCCGCTGGGACTGGCACGGGAGGCTGCAAGCATGTAGCTGGCAAGACGAGCCAGAGCTCACCGCAGCCTTCAGTGCCCTCTGTGCTGGTGAGATCACCCGGGGCTCCTTCATCCACACCCCCGGCCCCGAGCTGCAGAGAGCCCTGGCCACCCTTTGGAGTCAGTGGAGGGCCTGCCGAGGGCCTGAAGGGGCTAGGGAGAAGGGAGCGGCAGAGACCAGGGAAGAGCAAGCAGGTGGAGCTCCTGGGAGCGTAAGACCTCAGCGGGTGAAGAGAGGCTGGACCATGCCTGGCACGCTGTGGTGTGGAGTAGGGGATTCTGCTGGAAACTCCTCAGAGCTGG GGGTCTTCCATGGTCCTGATCTCTGCTGCCGGGAGCATGACCGCTGCCCACAGAACATCTCGCCTTTCCAGTATAGCTACGGCATCCGAAACTACCGATTCCACACCATCTCCCATTGTGACTGTGATGCCAG GTTCCAGCAATGCCTGCAGAACCAGCGGGACTCCATCTCGGACATCGTGGGCGTGGCCTTCTTCAATGTGCTGGAGATCCCCTGCTTTGTGcttgaggagcaggaggcgtgtGTGGCGTGGTACtggtggggagg GTGTAGAACATATGGCTCCATACCCCTTGCCCGCCTCCAGTCCAGGACCATCTACAATGCCTCCTGGAGCTCCCCCACCACTCCCGTGACTCCCAGACTCCAAAGCCCAGCCCTCAGCAAGCCTCGACAAAAGCAGCATCCTCAGAAGCGGCCGCCACAGTGGAAAGGGTCTAAGCACACCCACAAAACCAACACCACAGCCCTCTGGGTCCCCATGGCCTCTACCAAACCTGATATGTCCCCAACAGCCTGGCTGGAGGTCACCCAGCCAGGCCTCCAGTGGCCACAGAATGGCCTAAAACCCTGGG ATGCCCGCCGGGCCTGCCGCAGCTTCCGCCACCTGGATCAATGCGAGCACCAGATTGGGCCTCAGGAGACCAAGTTCCAGCTGCTCAATAGCGCCCATGAGCCCCTCTTCCACTGCAATTGCACACGTCG TCTGGCACGCTTCCTGAGGCTCCACAGCCAACCCGAGGGCACCAACGTGCTTTGGGAGCTGCTAGGCATGACCTGCTTCGAGCTTGCCCCTCCACTGGACTGTGCTGAGGGCAAAGG CTGTTTCGGAGACCCTAGGGCCATTAAGGTATCAGCCCGGCACTTGCGGCGACTTCAAAAGAGGCGACGCCAGCTCTGGGGTGTGGGCACAGGTGAGGGGCAGTTGCAGCCTTCGGATCACCCAAGAGCCCCCATGTCATTCTATGACCGCTGCCTGCAGCTGACCTTGCAGAGACCCAACAGGAGGGAGAAATCCTAG
- the PLA2G3 gene encoding group 3 secretory phospholipase A2 isoform X2, whose protein sequence is MGVPVVLLGMLSFLGVAMGGPSALRWDSTSCHLARPIPGSPLGTLSFLSKGAQGLALFHTRWDWHGRLQACSWQDEPELTAAFSALCAGEITRGSFIHTPGPELQRALATLWSQWRACRGPEGAREKGAAETREEQAGGAPGSVRPQRVKRGWTMPGTLWCGVGDSAGNSSELGVFHGPDLCCREHDRCPQNISPFQYSYGIRNYRFHTISHCDCDARFQQCLQNQRDSISDIVGVAFFNVLEIPCFVLEEQEACVAWCRTYGSIPLARLQSRTIYNASWSSPTTPVTPRLQSPALSKPRQKQHPQKRPPQWKGSKHTHKTNTTALWVPMASTKPDMSPTAWLEVTQPGLQWPQNGLKPWDARRACRSFRHLDQCEHQIGPQETKFQLLNSAHEPLFHCNCTRRLARFLRLHSQPEGTNVLWELLGMTCFELAPPLDCAEGKGCFGDPRAIKVSARHLRRLQKRRRQLWGVGTGEGQLQPSDHPRAPMSFYDRCLQLTLQRPNRREKS, encoded by the exons ATGGGGGTTCCGGTAGTGCTGTTAGGGATGCTGAGCTTCCTGGGAGTGGCTATGGGAGGCCCATCTGCCCTCCGCTGGGACAGCACCTCCTGCCACTTGGCCAGGCCCATCCCCGGCAGCCCCTTGGGGACCCTGAGCTTTCTGAGCAAGGGTGCCCAAGGACTGGCCCTGTTCCACACCCGCTGGGACTGGCACGGGAGGCTGCAAGCATGTAGCTGGCAAGACGAGCCAGAGCTCACCGCAGCCTTCAGTGCCCTCTGTGCTGGTGAGATCACCCGGGGCTCCTTCATCCACACCCCCGGCCCCGAGCTGCAGAGAGCCCTGGCCACCCTTTGGAGTCAGTGGAGGGCCTGCCGAGGGCCTGAAGGGGCTAGGGAGAAGGGAGCGGCAGAGACCAGGGAAGAGCAAGCAGGTGGAGCTCCTGGGAGCGTAAGACCTCAGCGGGTGAAGAGAGGCTGGACCATGCCTGGCACGCTGTGGTGTGGAGTAGGGGATTCTGCTGGAAACTCCTCAGAGCTGG GGGTCTTCCATGGTCCTGATCTCTGCTGCCGGGAGCATGACCGCTGCCCACAGAACATCTCGCCTTTCCAGTATAGCTACGGCATCCGAAACTACCGATTCCACACCATCTCCCATTGTGACTGTGATGCCAG GTTCCAGCAATGCCTGCAGAACCAGCGGGACTCCATCTCGGACATCGTGGGCGTGGCCTTCTTCAATGTGCTGGAGATCCCCTGCTTTGTGcttgaggagcaggaggcgtgtGTGGCGTG GTGTAGAACATATGGCTCCATACCCCTTGCCCGCCTCCAGTCCAGGACCATCTACAATGCCTCCTGGAGCTCCCCCACCACTCCCGTGACTCCCAGACTCCAAAGCCCAGCCCTCAGCAAGCCTCGACAAAAGCAGCATCCTCAGAAGCGGCCGCCACAGTGGAAAGGGTCTAAGCACACCCACAAAACCAACACCACAGCCCTCTGGGTCCCCATGGCCTCTACCAAACCTGATATGTCCCCAACAGCCTGGCTGGAGGTCACCCAGCCAGGCCTCCAGTGGCCACAGAATGGCCTAAAACCCTGGG ATGCCCGCCGGGCCTGCCGCAGCTTCCGCCACCTGGATCAATGCGAGCACCAGATTGGGCCTCAGGAGACCAAGTTCCAGCTGCTCAATAGCGCCCATGAGCCCCTCTTCCACTGCAATTGCACACGTCG TCTGGCACGCTTCCTGAGGCTCCACAGCCAACCCGAGGGCACCAACGTGCTTTGGGAGCTGCTAGGCATGACCTGCTTCGAGCTTGCCCCTCCACTGGACTGTGCTGAGGGCAAAGG CTGTTTCGGAGACCCTAGGGCCATTAAGGTATCAGCCCGGCACTTGCGGCGACTTCAAAAGAGGCGACGCCAGCTCTGGGGTGTGGGCACAGGTGAGGGGCAGTTGCAGCCTTCGGATCACCCAAGAGCCCCCATGTCATTCTATGACCGCTGCCTGCAGCTGACCTTGCAGAGACCCAACAGGAGGGAGAAATCCTAG